The nucleotide sequence CACCAACCAGTAACCCATCACTGCAGAACAAAACGTCCAGGGGTTGTGGTTGGTTCCACATCCAGGGGGTGGAGGTGGGAGGTTTAGGGGTGGAGGTGGGTGGGTTGGGTAATCAGGGAGTGGAGACAGGGAGGTTTAGGTATTTGATGGAAGGGTATCTCATACAAAAATCTTTAAAGGGAAAGTAAAAGTCTTTCAATCACTGCACATGTGACACATGAACTTTGGACTTTGATCTTAATTTACTGCTTTTATGGTACCTTTCCTCAAAGCTTTTTCTTATACGGTTGTACTTTAGACAGCAAATTACTTTCGGAAGATATGTTTCTTCCGCATAACATTACAAGAAGGATTGAGTACctggaaaataattttcaaagagGAAAAATTGTCCTGTACATGTAGAGTGGATATGTGCCTTTTATCAGCCATAATGTGAGTTTTGATTTATGCTTACACTATTGTTTGTTGGAAGATAATGGTTAAAAATAGCACTATAATGCAGTGACATAATACACGGACTAAACAGCGTAAGCAacaacagcatttgtttttttcctatGTGACAGAAATGCTTTGAGTAGTGTGCACTATTACTCAAGACTAGATTATTAATCTGGCAGATGTGAATACTCTGGTGCGCACCAAACAATTACGAACCATCCCAGAGTTCGCCTGGAACCGAACCGAGACCGCTTGTTCAGCTGGATTTCATTTCGGTTCCAAACAAACTCTGGTACAGTGTGAATATAATCCAACCTCGATCCGACTGCAGAAAGCACTGCAACTTTTCAGTTAACAGGCTCCCATAGTTAAAGTTGCCTTAAGGGAACGTTTCGTGTTAGCTACATTTGCTAGCCACAATGAGGCGCATGTAAAAGCCTGCAATCGCCTTCGTATACACGCCGTTTTTGATAAGTTTAATTTTGGCTTTCTTTATGCCTAGTCCATCTTCCATGCAGTGCCATTGTCAGTATGCCATGTATGAGAGCATGTATAAGAATTTTTGTAgtgcaattatataaatatcaatgtCAGTGTGAAagcaaaaccaaaccaaaaaaataaagattgtaTTTGGTCTGGCCAAAGCAAGTGGACAAGCGTACTTTCTTGGTGTGAATACAAACtaagatttgtttttgtcaagTAGTTGCATGAAAGTATAATAAATGATAGTATATTCACTTGTGTTTTCTTAACCACAGCAACAATGGCATCGTCCAATCCTCGGCGACGGCGCAATAGCTTGAATATACCTCCCAATATGTAAGAGAATTGGCCAGTATGGCCCAGATTAATTGGTTGTTTAAAGACAAATTGGATTATTCTATTGTGTAGTATAAATGAACTAAAGAAACAACAATTAccattcataaatcatttatatttcaaattgtgtgatatataataatcgattcttcatttttacattCTCTTTAGATCTGATAGTGTTCGTCTCTTCAATGAACTCTACGACAGACATTACCCTGAACTCCAGGAGATCATACTGGCATTGCatagttttgttaaaatatttgaagaatATTTCAAAAGGTCTACCGAAGTCTCTAGAAGAGGAGGAATTTTGGCAATAGCCGGGGGGACCATCGTCATCGCAGGATTAGTTTTAGCTCCACTTACTATGGTGGCTTCTGCTGCCGCAGCGGTAGGAGCAGGCATGGCCTTAGGTGGTGGAATTGGCAGTGGTCTCGTAAACTTATTCAAAATGTACCAGCAagataaactattaaaaaacattgcaaATGGACTTAAAGGATTTCAGAACAAAATCGACCCTATGGCTGACATTCTTAATGTCATCtcaaaaaaacctgaaatacTGAAAGACCTTAATACGCCAGATGGTGATATCTGTTATATTATGAAATGTGGTGAAATATTACGCATCATTCGGATAGGTGACATCGGTGAAGTGGCTGGACAGATGTCTAAAACAGTGCGTTTGACTGCAGCCCTTACGGGAGTTTTTGCTGCGATTGGCCTCGTGCTTGACATTCTCTCGGTTCTTGAAGACACCAAGGCACTCGATGACATGGACAAACTAGCAAGAAATCACCAAATAAGTGAAAGGGAGATGAAGTCGAAAGCTGGGACATTCATCGTCAAAATGAGAAAAGTAATTAATCAGTTACAGAACATCATGGATGAacttaagaaaacaaaagacagCATCGCAAGAGGACTGGATCTAATGTGACGAAATGAAACAATGAGAACCCGAAGCGTTGGCCAATTACAAATCATTTGTCACAGAACCACAGATTATTTGCGGTGCTTGTAAACATGCTATTGCTTTTGGGTCATTCCATGAAAATGGTGACTGAGACATAATCATAGATTTACTATAACaatgaatattttttcattgcTACTACTTCGAGAACATTAATGaaagattttaaacatttatgctgATAATGGTATGGTTTTTAGCCTTCCTAACCACGATTTggcaattatataaaaatcacttaatgaataaagcattatatatCATGCGTCTTGTGAACTTGTTGTTTCTCCATTTCATGTTTggtatcattttatcatttcacaGCAGTTACTTGTATTATGagaaagattaaaaacttgTAGAACTGTGCTCCATTGTGAAGAGGTTGTGTCCTCCTTTAGGAACTTTGAGAATTTGATCCATCTAGCCAAGTATGACCCTGGAGCACCTTAAGATCTTAAGAtttctttgtctggtctgaatATATAGGGAAAGTGACAAAAGGGCAGGACGTCGGTCCCACTGAAGTATTTTCAGAGGTTCCTGAGGTATATGGCAGCTGCGGCGGCAGTCACGTCGCTGGGCCTGCttcatatgagaccgcttcaacgcTGGCTCCACGGCGAGTCCTGAGATGGACATGGCAATGCAGGACTCACTGGGTTCAAGGTGATTTTGGTGATgtcttttctgttattatttgctgttgtgttttcattagGTTTCTTGATTGGTTGGCCTGACCGTCTGTCAAGATCTGGACGCCCAATCAGAAGCAGCGTGCAGCATTTAAACGGAACGGTGGTCATGCTTCGAGGGCGGTGGAGTTGTTGCTAGCTTCCCCGGACCTCATTTGTGTTGTGGTCCTTCTGTCTGTGTACTAGCCGAGCGGTTTCGTTTTGTTAAAAcgttaaaattgttaaaacgTGATGCGCTAGGACTTAAAGTATTATACGAAAGAAATCAATTTTATAACGTATAGGTTGCTTTCATTTGAAAGTGTGTTCTGACTTTTGAGATTTTGGCCATATTGTGAATAACCTTTAACTTATAAACGCAATACTTCCATTTAAATAATGCGATTGAGCTCACAAATCGCAGAAAGCATATTCAAATTAAcgattttaattgaaatatataggCATGTAAATGCCTgtaaaagttcatttaatttacCACCCAAGTTAAAAATTGAGCATTTTTGCTCATTAAATAgaagtttttgtcattttgaactGGGTCTACATTTAATTGTGTGCCATTCTgattattggtttatttttagtttatcatAAGCTGTATCatcaatttagcatttttagagTCGCCTGAAATATAGCGTATAGATACAGTATACTAAAACACTTTAAGCATAACAATGTTTAAACGTTAAACCCTGCgctataataa is from Puntigrus tetrazona isolate hp1 unplaced genomic scaffold, ASM1883169v1 S000000001, whole genome shotgun sequence and encodes:
- the LOC122331726 gene encoding uncharacterized protein LOC122331726, with translation MASSNPRRRRNSLNIPPNISDSVRLFNELYDRHYPELQEIILALHSFVKIFEEYFKRSTEVSRRGGILAIAGGTIVIAGLVLAPLTMVASAAAAVGAGMALGGGIGSGLVNLFKMYQQDKLLKNIANGLKGFQNKIDPMADILNVISKKPEILKDLNTPDGDICYIMKCGEILRIIRIGDIGEVAGQMSKTVRLTAALTGVFAAIGLVLDILSVLEDTKALDDMDKLARNHQISEREMKSKAGTFIVKMRKVINQLQNIMDELKKTKDSIARGLDLM